One genomic window of Quercus lobata isolate SW786 chromosome 9, ValleyOak3.0 Primary Assembly, whole genome shotgun sequence includes the following:
- the LOC115962218 gene encoding uncharacterized protein LOC115962218 — MGWGAFLKLFAYFFTLLSWPSFTLLYSVYASFLAIESGSSSRNRQCLTYWVLFSLVKVLESSFVNLSEWHPFWSYAKGTATFLLVIPYFGGASYVYKHFISPYISEQKWNILFISRREGFRVTEQDTSFDTTEGNDIKNELEEKEKHIICQGVPDPSYDSIKRNVTQPTSPKKVQKEWSCALCLVSTSSEKSLKEHLLGKKHKAKQAEVEKFPMKSESKSSNKLKKNSETVFFQKLNQILMLKSIRLCRWKKPEFGWTKLNTDGSVDRENAGFGGLLRDYKGDPICAFVSKAPGDDIFFVELWAIWRGLVLAANIGIKVIWVESDSMSAVKTINREQPLSPKVAICLKHIWKLLRKFNKYKVSHSWRETNRAADHLAKMAVLGSDVVLWPANFPRSLCNIINDDAQGKIYYRM; from the exons ATGGGTTGGGGAGCTTTTCTCAAGCTTTTTGCATACTTCTTCACTCTTCTATCTTG GCCTTCATTCACTTTGCTTTATTCTGT GTATGCTTCGTTCCTGGCAATAGAGAGTGGTTCCAGCTCCAGAAATCGGCAATGTCTCACCTATTGGGTTCTGTTTTCTTTGGTTAAAGTCTTGGAGTCTTCGTTTGTAAATCTTTCTGAATG GCATCCATTCTGGTCTTATGCCAAGGGTACGGCAACTTTCTTGTTGGTGATACCTTACTTTGGTGGTGCTTCTTATGTCTACAAGCATTTTATTAGTCCCTATATTTCTGAGCAGAAATGgaacattttgttcatatcTAGAAGGGAGGGGTTCAGAGTGACTGAGCAGGACACCTCTTTTGATACCACCGAGGGAAACGATATCAAAAATGAACTGGAAGAAAAGGAGAAACACATCATATGTCAG GGAGTACCAGATCCCAGTTATGACAGTATAAAAAGAAATGTTACTCAGCCTACCAGTCCAAAGAAAGTTCAGAAGGAGTGGAGCTGCGCTCTTTGTTTGGTAAGCACTTCTAGTGAGAAATCTTTGAAGGAACACCTCCTAGGGAAGAAGCACAAGGCTAAGCAAGCAGAAGTGGAAAAGTTCCCAATGAAGAGTGAAAGCAAGTCTTCTAACAAGCTGAAAAAAAACAGTGAGACAGTTTTTTTCCAGAAGCTCAACCAAATACTGATGCTTAAATCAATTAGACTGTGTAGATGGAAAAAGCCAGAGTTTGGATGGACAAAATTAAATACTGATGGATCTGTAGATCGTGAAAATGCTGGCTTTGGAGGATTACTTAGAGATTACAAGGGTGACCCAATATGTGCCTTTGTCTCTAAGGCACCTGGAGATGATATCTTCTTTGTTGAACTATGGGCTATATGGAGAGGCCTTGTTCTTGCTGCAAATATTGGCATTAAAGTGATATGGGTCGAGTCTGATTCAATGAGTGCTGTGAAAACCATTAATAGAGAGCAGCCTTTAAGTCCAAAGGTTGCTATCTGCTTGAAGCATATATGGAAGCTTCTAAGAAAGTTTAATAAGTATAAAGTTTCTCATTCTTGGCGTGAGACTAATAGAGCAGCTGATCATCTTGCAAAGATGGCTGTTTTGGGAAGTGATGTGGTTTTATGGCCTGCTAATTTTCCGAGGAGCCTTTGCAACATCATTAACGATGATGCACAAGGAAAGATTTACTACAGAATGTGA